Proteins from a genomic interval of Chloroflexota bacterium:
- a CDS encoding glycosyltransferase family 4 protein, producing MRILFLATWFPFPPDNGSKIRDFNLLRELGRTHDVTLVAFAFDTATPDRAEPLNEFCTQIEVVPIDPFDRGEQAEIFRFLSPAPIVDKPVPEMEALVEKILRDNTFDAVIASTTVMATYALQARNACKILQEHNFHTIWTLDRYQNETTLPGKMQAWVSLQKRRRYDDKLFSQFDLCAMVSERDRDATLRMLPRFDGPVAVVPNGVDCQHNHPGLAGVVPDSLIYNGALTYYTNHDAMAFFLSEVFPLVRQQVPQAQVTITGSTKGVDVDSLPLGGGVHLSGYVDDIRPLVAAARVCIVPLRLGGGSRLKVLEAMALGTPVVATKKGAEGLDVVDGKHILVADSPLEFASATIRLLQEDALRDELSANARQLVEQQYDWSRIGQQFVSLVEQTTRECQDPERDKLV from the coding sequence ATGCGCATCTTATTCCTGGCAACGTGGTTCCCGTTCCCACCTGATAATGGCTCAAAAATCAGGGACTTCAACCTGTTAAGAGAATTAGGAAGGACTCACGATGTGACATTGGTGGCCTTCGCTTTTGACACCGCCACTCCCGATCGAGCAGAGCCATTGAATGAGTTTTGCACACAGATTGAGGTGGTCCCGATCGATCCGTTCGATCGGGGAGAGCAGGCTGAAATTTTCAGGTTTTTGTCCCCCGCGCCCATTGTCGATAAACCGGTGCCCGAGATGGAAGCGCTGGTGGAAAAAATCCTCCGGGACAACACCTTTGATGCTGTAATTGCGTCTACAACAGTGATGGCAACCTATGCCCTCCAGGCCAGGAATGCCTGCAAGATTCTACAGGAGCACAATTTTCACACCATCTGGACATTGGACCGGTACCAAAATGAAACAACTTTGCCTGGCAAAATGCAGGCCTGGGTGAGTCTGCAAAAACGGCGCCGCTATGACGACAAGCTGTTCTCCCAGTTTGATCTCTGTGCCATGGTATCGGAGAGGGATCGGGATGCCACGCTCAGGATGTTGCCTCGCTTCGACGGTCCTGTGGCCGTGGTTCCCAATGGTGTAGATTGTCAGCACAATCATCCCGGGCTGGCCGGGGTGGTACCCGATAGCCTGATTTACAACGGAGCTCTCACCTATTACACCAATCATGATGCCATGGCTTTCTTTCTCTCGGAAGTCTTCCCCCTGGTGCGCCAACAGGTGCCACAGGCACAGGTGACCATCACGGGATCGACCAAGGGTGTTGATGTTGACTCCCTGCCATTGGGCGGCGGCGTCCATCTCAGCGGGTATGTCGACGATATTCGGCCATTGGTAGCGGCAGCCAGGGTCTGTATTGTGCCCTTGCGGCTAGGTGGTGGATCCAGGCTGAAGGTGTTGGAAGCGATGGCACTTGGAACGCCAGTGGTAGCCACAAAAAAGGGTGCAGAAGGCCTGGACGTCGTGGACGGCAAGCATATCCTGGTGGCCGACAGTCCGTTGGAATTCGCGTCGGCCACCATCAGGTTGCTGCAAGAGGACGCGTTGAGAGATGAATTGTCCGCCAACGCACGCCAGCTGGTCGAGCAGCAGTATGACTGGTCCAGGATAGGGCAGCAATTCGTATCGTTGGTTGAACAGACTACTCGCGAGTGCCAGGACCCTGAGCGGGACAAGTTAGTATGA
- a CDS encoding glycosyltransferase family 2 protein, translated as MTSKKDLSVIIVNWNTCDFLAQCLESVPGGQLSETGLGQHVEVGTRNLDIEVIVVDNASSDGSAEMVRRRFPQVKLIENSRNIGFAMANNQAIAYSRGRYVLLLNSDTVVHSGALQRMVAFMEDHSRAGAVGPRLLNEDGTLQPSVHPMMTPAREFWRLIFLEKLWPLARYQQEQWDTETPRLVDVIKGACLMVRRRALEQTGLLDDRYFMYTEEVDLCYRLARDGWNLCYVPAAVVTHFGEASSRQMAEDMYIQLYRSKLQFFRKFGGAGRARRFKVLVSLAYAPRAMVATTSGLISEPWRTRGKTYRRLLRELD; from the coding sequence GTGACCTCAAAAAAAGATCTTTCTGTCATCATTGTGAACTGGAATACCTGTGATTTTCTGGCTCAGTGTCTGGAATCAGTACCTGGCGGCCAGCTGTCAGAAACCGGGTTGGGCCAGCATGTTGAGGTTGGTACCCGTAACCTCGATATTGAGGTCATCGTCGTTGACAATGCTTCCAGTGATGGCAGCGCGGAGATGGTGCGCCGGAGGTTTCCACAGGTTAAGCTGATTGAAAACAGCCGGAACATCGGATTCGCCATGGCCAACAACCAGGCTATCGCTTATAGCAGAGGGCGTTATGTTCTCCTGCTGAACAGCGATACGGTGGTGCATTCGGGCGCGTTGCAGCGAATGGTCGCTTTCATGGAAGATCATTCCAGGGCTGGGGCAGTCGGTCCTCGATTGCTGAACGAAGATGGAACGCTTCAACCCTCGGTACACCCGATGATGACGCCGGCGCGGGAGTTCTGGCGTTTGATCTTTCTGGAGAAACTCTGGCCCCTTGCACGCTATCAACAGGAGCAGTGGGATACAGAAACGCCTCGTCTCGTCGATGTCATAAAGGGCGCCTGCTTGATGGTGCGTCGCCGTGCCCTGGAGCAAACCGGCCTGTTGGATGACCGGTACTTTATGTATACTGAGGAAGTTGACCTTTGTTATCGACTGGCACGCGATGGCTGGAATCTTTGTTACGTGCCGGCAGCAGTGGTAACCCATTTCGGTGAGGCCAGTAGCCGTCAGATGGCCGAGGATATGTATATTCAACTCTATCGCAGCAAACTTCAGTTTTTCCGCAAATTCGGTGGAGCTGGCCGAGCGCGCCGGTTCAAGGTCCTCGTGAGCCTTGCCTATGCACCGCGAGCCATGGTGGCGACAACCAGTGGCCTGATAAGCGAGCCATGGCGCACCCGTGGCAAAACATACCGTCGATTGCTTCGAGAACTTGATTGA
- a CDS encoding O-antigen ligase family protein — protein MNLSNRDVRQFTANRNLLIIMVIVGVLASAWFLGQRASILWLGLLVVGIGATLVLKQPLIGLLALVVIALVGPIKINTGTTVQINPTTLVIPALLVLWVLVMILQKDVRLVPSAVNKPLIAFVIAGLISLLVGSVLWNPLVPRSGNFLLVQMAQWAIFAFSAGAFLLTANLVKDELWLQRLTFAFLVVSGGLAILSLIPVTRSLVYDISTIAFIRAPFWMLIAALAGGQLLFNGKLSAGWRIFLIVSLLAVVNYAFFLSRDSASTWGGVGTAFAVLIWFRFPRVRWLLVLFVLALAATGALFPALWDFAGGDTEWKTTGGSRIALIERVMQVSMFNPVTGLGPAAYRKYAAMEPLKYGNAFWVAPQVNSHNNFVDLFSHVGIVGLVLFAWFVWEMSKIGGKLRSCYLEGFSAGYVNGTLAAGVGALVLMMFADWILPFVYNIGFHGFQASVLVWLFLGGLVALEQMMPAPEACPPGA, from the coding sequence ATGAATCTATCCAACCGTGACGTGCGGCAATTTACAGCCAATCGAAACTTGCTGATCATCATGGTAATCGTCGGCGTATTGGCGTCCGCCTGGTTCCTGGGTCAGCGAGCGTCAATACTATGGCTTGGGCTGTTGGTCGTTGGAATCGGCGCGACCCTTGTGTTGAAGCAGCCATTGATCGGCCTGCTGGCCCTGGTGGTCATAGCTCTTGTGGGACCCATAAAAATCAACACAGGGACGACCGTACAGATAAACCCAACTACTTTGGTTATCCCTGCTCTCCTGGTTTTGTGGGTCCTGGTAATGATCCTGCAAAAGGATGTCCGATTGGTCCCTTCGGCGGTTAACAAGCCGCTGATAGCTTTCGTAATTGCCGGTCTGATCTCATTATTGGTGGGAAGTGTTCTGTGGAATCCGCTGGTACCCCGCTCGGGTAACTTTCTATTGGTGCAGATGGCCCAGTGGGCGATCTTCGCTTTCTCGGCCGGAGCGTTTCTGTTGACTGCGAATCTGGTGAAGGACGAGTTGTGGCTCCAGCGTCTGACCTTTGCTTTTCTGGTAGTGAGCGGCGGCCTGGCCATTCTCAGTCTCATTCCGGTCACACGAAGTCTGGTCTATGACATTTCGACGATTGCATTCATTCGGGCCCCTTTCTGGATGTTGATCGCCGCTTTGGCCGGTGGACAACTTCTTTTCAATGGCAAGCTGTCCGCTGGATGGCGCATTTTTCTGATAGTCTCACTGCTTGCGGTGGTAAATTATGCGTTCTTTCTGTCGCGCGACTCGGCATCGACCTGGGGCGGCGTGGGAACCGCCTTTGCAGTGCTGATTTGGTTTCGTTTTCCGCGTGTGCGCTGGCTCCTGGTGCTCTTTGTACTTGCCCTGGCAGCCACCGGCGCTCTTTTCCCTGCCCTATGGGATTTTGCCGGTGGGGATACAGAGTGGAAAACCACAGGCGGCTCGCGGATTGCATTGATCGAGCGGGTGATGCAAGTGTCAATGTTCAATCCAGTTACAGGTTTGGGACCTGCCGCGTATCGCAAATATGCCGCAATGGAGCCGCTGAAATACGGTAACGCCTTCTGGGTGGCGCCTCAGGTGAACTCTCACAACAACTTTGTCGATCTCTTTTCCCATGTTGGCATCGTTGGCCTGGTACTTTTTGCCTGGTTTGTTTGGGAGATGAGCAAAATCGGTGGTAAGCTGCGCAGCTGTTACCTGGAGGGTTTTTCGGCAGGCTACGTAAATGGCACGCTGGCGGCCGGTGTTGGGGCACTGGTTTTGATGATGTTCGCGGACTGGATTCTGCCGTTCGTCTACAATATAGGGTTTCATGGTTTTCAGGCGAGTGTCCTTGTCTGGCTGTTCCTGGGAGGGCTGGTGGCTCTTGAGCAAATGATGCCGGCGCCTGAAGCTTGCCCGCCGGGGGCATAG
- a CDS encoding glycosyltransferase family 4 protein — MRILFLSNYYPPLEVGGYEQLCRDVAERLAGRGHTIAVLTSTYGLGKEPVGQDVDYDVHRLLRLQPDFDRRLGATLQFFLTRQPDEQYDLACFRKVIAEFDPVVISIWNMQRLPRSLALEAEALPDTGVAYWVASSTPAEPDEFWRYWDLVPPNPWKARFKGLFSDRALRTMQAEGHPLQPEMKHVGVVSNFMRERGIDDGTLPSWTKVIYNGVEIDSFFQPVQPLGEGPMCFLQAGRVSDDKGVHTAIEAVGLAVQKSGLGNVRLVIAGSGPADYRQRLDELVKRYQIEEQVVFTGWLPREQMPALMAESHVLLLPTTHQEPFARVVLEAMASGLAVVATPTGGTEEIVQHGKTGLLFPVGDSKKLTDQIGGLVENDDFRIQLAEAGQHLVAQRYSLEHMVDEIENLLNLATSDGS; from the coding sequence GTGCGTATCCTTTTCCTGAGCAATTACTATCCACCCCTGGAAGTGGGCGGATATGAGCAGTTGTGCCGGGATGTCGCTGAACGCCTTGCCGGGCGTGGCCATACAATTGCGGTTTTGACGTCGACTTACGGCCTGGGAAAAGAGCCGGTCGGACAGGATGTGGATTACGATGTGCATCGGTTGCTGAGGTTACAGCCCGATTTCGACCGCCGGCTTGGTGCCACGCTGCAGTTCTTTTTGACGCGTCAACCGGATGAACAATACGACCTGGCATGCTTCAGGAAGGTTATTGCCGAATTCGATCCCGTTGTGATCTCGATCTGGAACATGCAAAGGTTGCCCCGGTCCCTGGCGCTGGAGGCGGAGGCACTCCCGGATACAGGCGTGGCCTATTGGGTGGCCAGTTCTACCCCGGCCGAACCCGACGAGTTCTGGCGGTATTGGGACCTGGTTCCCCCCAACCCGTGGAAGGCCCGCTTCAAAGGGTTGTTTAGCGATCGGGCCTTGCGCACTATGCAAGCCGAAGGCCATCCCCTGCAGCCCGAGATGAAACACGTGGGCGTTGTCAGTAATTTCATGCGCGAGAGAGGAATCGACGACGGAACATTGCCTTCCTGGACGAAGGTCATCTATAACGGCGTGGAGATCGATTCCTTTTTTCAACCAGTGCAGCCGTTAGGCGAGGGGCCAATGTGTTTCCTGCAGGCCGGCCGTGTCAGTGATGACAAAGGTGTGCATACAGCCATTGAGGCGGTCGGATTGGCGGTTCAGAAATCGGGCCTCGGAAACGTCCGCCTTGTTATTGCAGGATCTGGTCCGGCGGATTACCGGCAGCGACTGGACGAGTTGGTAAAGCGGTACCAGATAGAGGAACAAGTCGTTTTCACTGGCTGGTTGCCGCGGGAACAGATGCCGGCGCTTATGGCTGAAAGCCATGTGCTGCTGTTGCCGACTACTCATCAGGAGCCCTTTGCCCGGGTAGTCCTGGAAGCAATGGCCAGCGGGCTGGCTGTTGTCGCCACGCCTACTGGCGGAACCGAAGAGATCGTCCAGCATGGCAAAACGGGCCTGCTGTTTCCGGTCGGTGACAGCAAAAAACTCACTGACCAAATTGGAGGCCTGGTTGAAAACGACGATTTCAGAATTCAACTGGCTGAAGCAGGCCAACATCTGGTCGCTCAGCGGTATAGCCTGGAGCATATGGTCGACGAGATCGAGAATCTGCTGAATCTGGCGACCAGTGACGGATCATAA